In one Nitrososphaera viennensis EN76 genomic region, the following are encoded:
- a CDS encoding ornithine cyclodeaminase, nickel-pincer nucleotide-dependent: protein MAAGKHEQEIEVRGHLIDSMILTRIFDHVMDLKGDFQVLEFTVGKKKKDPSYARLLVRGKDEEHLERIIEAVYREGAQPVSVQEAMLVPASSDCVMPDDFYSTTNNPTQVFYAGQWIQVQNMMMDKCIVVDTRSKTAECKMIRDLKKGDMIVVGERGVKITPQERPREGVDIFQFMSSSSSSERPTQHIARKVADDIYNTKKQGGKIIVVSGPVLVHSGASEALARLIRMGYIDGLLAGNAIAVHDVENALLGTSLGMHVRDGTLAVRGHRNHMQAINEVFKAGGLRAMVEKKILKSGVMYECIKNDVPFVLAGSIRDDGPIPDVVTDVVEAQRRYKKVLKGARMVLMFSTMLHSIAVGNMLPSSVKVVAVDISQPVVTKLVDRGTAQAVGIVTDVGAFLPIVADHLEKMARHRQ from the coding sequence TTGGCAGCAGGCAAACATGAGCAAGAGATCGAGGTCAGGGGACACCTCATCGACTCGATGATACTAACAAGGATATTTGACCACGTCATGGACCTAAAAGGCGACTTTCAGGTTCTCGAGTTCACGGTAGGCAAGAAAAAGAAAGACCCAAGCTACGCCCGCCTGCTCGTGCGCGGCAAGGACGAAGAGCACCTTGAGCGCATAATAGAGGCCGTGTACCGCGAGGGCGCGCAGCCCGTCTCGGTGCAGGAGGCAATGCTCGTCCCCGCAAGCAGCGACTGCGTAATGCCCGACGACTTTTACAGCACGACCAACAACCCCACTCAGGTCTTTTACGCAGGCCAGTGGATACAGGTCCAGAACATGATGATGGACAAGTGCATAGTTGTCGACACAAGGAGCAAGACCGCAGAATGCAAGATGATCCGCGACCTGAAAAAAGGCGACATGATAGTCGTGGGCGAGCGCGGCGTGAAAATAACGCCGCAGGAGCGCCCGAGAGAAGGGGTCGACATTTTCCAGTTCATGTCAAGCTCCAGTTCCAGCGAGCGCCCCACGCAGCATATCGCCCGCAAGGTTGCAGACGACATCTACAACACCAAAAAACAAGGCGGCAAGATAATCGTGGTTTCAGGCCCCGTGCTCGTGCATTCCGGCGCGTCGGAAGCGCTTGCGCGCCTTATCAGGATGGGCTACATCGACGGCCTGCTAGCAGGAAACGCCATTGCTGTCCACGATGTTGAGAACGCACTCCTTGGCACATCGCTTGGCATGCACGTCAGGGACGGCACGCTTGCAGTCAGGGGCCACCGCAACCACATGCAGGCCATAAACGAGGTGTTCAAGGCGGGCGGCCTGAGGGCGATGGTCGAGAAAAAGATCCTGAAAAGCGGCGTGATGTACGAGTGCATAAAAAACGACGTCCCGTTCGTACTTGCAGGCTCTATACGTGACGATGGCCCGATACCCGACGTCGTGACTGACGTGGTGGAGGCGCAGCGCAGGTACAAAAAGGTGCTAAAGGGCGCAAGGATGGTGCTGATGTTCTCGACTATGCTCCACTCTATCGCGGTGGGCAACATGCTTCCCTCGTCGGTAAAGGTGGTGGCAGTCGACATCAGCCAACCCGTCGTGACAAAGCTGGTGGACAGGGGGACGGCGCAGGCAGTCGGCATCGTGACGGACGTCGGCGCGTTCTTGCCCATAGTCGCGGACCACCTTGAAAAGATGGCAAGGCACAGGCAGTAG
- a CDS encoding SPFH domain-containing protein, whose product MSTRTFFNFDRLVSQKGSGAHVVAGVIVLVVGLAVASAVGSVELAYAVTAIGIAVIISAFLMIIKQYERAVILRLGRFHKQVGPGVQTRIPFVDNVLVIDIREKVREFTAERMLTKDNVPVTIDAILRYRIIEDRARDAILNVENFNDMIQQVSQTTLRNNIGASQFQDILSKREDVNKHIKEVIAEESRSWGIEVRGVEIRQVAIPKELEDAMSMQAQAEREKNARVTYGESEVLVAKQFEEAARVYTDNPVAYALRQSNMLYESIKVQGNTIVMVPSESLNSIGFGNLALTEAYLENVKNAAAKSAEKGRGEEKKS is encoded by the coding sequence ATGTCTACCAGAACATTCTTCAATTTCGACAGGCTAGTCAGCCAGAAAGGTTCAGGAGCGCACGTCGTCGCAGGAGTCATCGTTCTCGTGGTCGGGCTGGCAGTCGCCAGCGCGGTAGGAAGCGTAGAACTTGCCTATGCGGTAACAGCCATAGGAATCGCCGTCATAATCTCGGCGTTTCTCATGATAATCAAGCAGTACGAAAGGGCCGTGATACTGAGGTTGGGCAGGTTCCACAAGCAGGTCGGGCCAGGCGTGCAGACCAGGATCCCGTTCGTGGACAATGTGCTGGTTATCGACATACGCGAAAAGGTGCGTGAGTTCACGGCAGAGAGGATGCTGACAAAGGACAACGTGCCGGTCACCATAGACGCGATCCTCAGGTACAGGATAATAGAGGACAGGGCAAGAGACGCGATACTGAACGTCGAGAACTTTAACGACATGATCCAGCAGGTCTCCCAGACTACTCTCCGCAACAACATCGGCGCGTCGCAGTTCCAGGACATACTCTCCAAGAGGGAGGACGTCAACAAGCACATCAAGGAAGTCATTGCAGAAGAATCGAGAAGCTGGGGAATCGAAGTGAGAGGGGTAGAGATCCGCCAGGTCGCCATACCAAAAGAACTAGAAGACGCCATGTCGATGCAGGCGCAGGCCGAGCGTGAAAAGAATGCAAGGGTGACGTATGGCGAGTCGGAGGTCCTTGTTGCAAAGCAGTTTGAGGAGGCAGCCAGGGTGTACACCGACAACCCGGTCGCGTACGCGCTCAGGCAGTCCAACATGCTGTACGAGTCGATAAAGGTGCAGGGCAACACGATAGTGATGGTGCCCTCAGAGTCTCTCAACTCGATTGGCTTTGGCAACCTTGCGCTGACAGAGGCGTACCTTGAGAACGTAAAGAACGCGGCAGCCAAGTCCGCGGAAAAGGGAAGAGGAGAAGAAAAGAAGAGCTAA
- the msrB gene encoding peptide-methionine (R)-S-oxide reductase MsrB, translating into MGNKKPADNDDNNNNNNFNHLSQEQREVCWNKGTEAPFTGKYLNCHDEGTYRCAACGAELFSSDTKFDSGTGWPSFYKPVKDANVKEEVDTSYGMVRTEVMCGKCGAHLGHVFDDGPNPTGLRYCINSLSLDLEKEK; encoded by the coding sequence ATGGGCAACAAAAAGCCAGCCGACAACGATGATAACAACAATAATAATAATTTCAACCATCTTTCTCAGGAGCAGAGGGAAGTGTGCTGGAACAAGGGCACCGAGGCCCCGTTCACTGGCAAGTACTTGAACTGCCACGACGAGGGCACGTACCGCTGCGCCGCGTGCGGAGCAGAACTTTTCAGTTCCGACACAAAATTTGATTCAGGCACCGGCTGGCCCAGCTTTTACAAGCCCGTCAAGGACGCAAACGTGAAAGAAGAAGTCGATACCAGCTATGGCATGGTGAGGACAGAAGTCATGTGCGGCAAGTGCGGCGCGCACCTTGGCCACGTGTTTGACGACGGTCCAAACCCCACGGGCCTGCGATACTGCATCAACTCGCTTTCGCTTGATCTGGAGAAGGAGAAATGA
- a CDS encoding DUF7508 domain-containing protein gives MSEEQQQQWSEWLDFDRAHVDSVPEAAGVYLMHASMKVMRIGGSDNVRKSLYELLADPCASKAKRFHYMLTQSHASVAEQLLQDYKEKHQGKLPACMEK, from the coding sequence ATGAGCGAAGAGCAGCAACAGCAGTGGTCAGAGTGGCTCGACTTTGACAGGGCGCATGTCGACTCTGTCCCAGAGGCTGCAGGCGTGTACCTGATGCACGCAAGCATGAAGGTGATGCGCATCGGCGGAAGCGACAACGTCAGGAAATCCCTGTACGAGCTGCTTGCAGACCCGTGCGCAAGCAAGGCCAAGAGGTTCCACTACATGCTGACACAGTCTCATGCGTCGGTGGCAGAGCAGTTGCTGCAAGACTATAAAGAAAAACATCAGGGCAAGCTGCCGGCGTGCATGGAAAAATAG
- a CDS encoding YHS domain-containing protein, which yields MPKDPVCGMEVSEDSKFRSRKGGQTIYFCCPHCKSKFDSDPAKFG from the coding sequence CTGCCAAAAGATCCTGTTTGCGGAATGGAAGTGAGCGAAGACTCGAAATTCAGGTCCAGAAAGGGCGGCCAGACGATCTACTTTTGCTGCCCGCACTGCAAGTCCAAGTTTGACAGTGACCCGGCAAAGTTCGGGTGA
- a CDS encoding PadR family transcriptional regulator, translating to MRKRRGLRMWVLTLLERSPRNGAEIMDEMEMMTKGWWRPSPGSVYPLLESLVQEGFIKKREDGKYELTQKTKEDMGWPYGFHAGQPRTVEDMLKEISGYVSYFEDLVKSDKSRIEPHKEKIKEISGRLSALFP from the coding sequence ATGAGAAAAAGACGCGGATTGAGGATGTGGGTGCTCACTCTTTTGGAGCGCTCGCCTAGAAATGGCGCAGAGATAATGGACGAGATGGAGATGATGACCAAGGGCTGGTGGAGGCCCTCACCGGGGTCGGTCTACCCCCTGCTCGAAAGCCTGGTACAGGAAGGGTTCATCAAAAAGAGGGAGGATGGCAAGTACGAGCTAACACAGAAGACAAAGGAAGACATGGGATGGCCCTACGGGTTCCACGCAGGCCAGCCAAGGACCGTCGAGGACATGCTGAAGGAGATAAGCGGCTATGTCTCTTATTTTGAAGATCTAGTCAAGTCGGACAAGTCAAGGATAGAGCCGCACAAGGAAAAGATAAAGGAAATATCCGGTCGATTGTCTGCCCTATTCCCTTAA
- the gatB gene encoding Asp-tRNA(Asn)/Glu-tRNA(Gln) amidotransferase subunit GatB yields MMEYKIGLEIHCQLTGARSKLFCPCSCDYRGKEPNANICPTCTGLPGTLPLLNKKAVEFAGMISLALGCKVPEEIMFYRKNYFYPDLPKNFQLTQYNAYGITSIGVDGKLDYGNGKSVRMRRVQLEEDPGRLVYEGGSMEKSTYTLVDYNRAGVPLVEIVTEPDFSDPKDVREFLNKITSIIEHLGVCDTRLEGSVRCDANVSVAGGHRVEIKNVGSFSEVEKALRYEMARQKTMVSRDIEVKAETRHWDDARKVTKESRSKEEEQDYRYFPEPDIPSIELGAGFISSLEKSMPELPDARKARFVSSLGLTPHVAQVLIHNKELADFFESAIKIYDSPKEIANWIVTDLMGFVDEKAKEEQHAMLAGLKVGPEHIADLAKLVEQNTINRATAKQILGQVIKTGEMPSQVAKKTQASKIDDAGALAQAIDAVFSAEAAAVADAKKNPAAANFLLGKVMQHTRGRADPKTALELIQKKLRE; encoded by the coding sequence ATGATGGAATACAAGATAGGCCTTGAAATCCACTGCCAGCTCACCGGCGCAAGGAGCAAGTTGTTCTGCCCGTGCAGCTGCGACTATCGCGGTAAAGAGCCAAACGCCAACATCTGCCCGACCTGCACCGGCCTGCCCGGCACCTTGCCCCTCTTGAACAAAAAGGCAGTTGAATTTGCCGGCATGATATCGCTTGCGCTTGGCTGCAAGGTGCCTGAGGAGATAATGTTCTACCGCAAGAACTACTTTTACCCCGACCTCCCAAAGAATTTCCAGCTCACACAGTACAACGCCTACGGCATTACAAGTATAGGCGTAGACGGCAAGCTGGATTATGGAAATGGAAAATCGGTGCGCATGCGCCGCGTGCAACTGGAAGAGGATCCCGGCAGGCTGGTCTACGAAGGTGGCAGCATGGAAAAGAGCACCTACACTCTTGTCGACTACAACCGTGCCGGCGTACCACTTGTAGAGATAGTGACAGAGCCGGACTTTTCGGACCCAAAAGATGTAAGAGAATTCCTGAACAAGATAACGTCGATAATAGAACACCTTGGCGTCTGCGACACGAGGCTTGAAGGGTCGGTGCGCTGCGACGCAAACGTTTCAGTCGCCGGCGGCCACCGTGTCGAGATAAAGAACGTCGGGTCGTTTTCCGAGGTGGAAAAGGCGCTCCGCTACGAGATGGCAAGGCAAAAGACGATGGTGTCCCGTGACATCGAGGTGAAGGCAGAAACGCGGCACTGGGATGACGCGCGCAAGGTGACAAAAGAGTCTAGGTCAAAGGAAGAAGAACAAGATTACCGCTACTTCCCAGAGCCGGACATACCTTCCATAGAGCTGGGCGCAGGATTCATTTCGTCGCTTGAAAAGTCGATGCCCGAGCTTCCGGACGCGCGCAAGGCAAGGTTCGTCTCGTCGCTTGGCTTGACCCCGCACGTCGCGCAGGTGCTAATACACAACAAGGAGCTTGCCGACTTTTTCGAGTCGGCCATCAAGATCTACGACTCGCCAAAAGAGATTGCAAACTGGATAGTGACGGACCTCATGGGCTTTGTAGACGAAAAGGCCAAGGAGGAGCAGCATGCGATGCTCGCCGGCCTGAAGGTGGGTCCCGAGCACATTGCCGACCTTGCTAAACTGGTAGAGCAGAACACGATAAACCGCGCGACTGCAAAGCAAATCCTGGGCCAGGTGATAAAGACCGGCGAGATGCCCTCACAGGTGGCAAAAAAGACTCAGGCGTCCAAGATAGACGACGCCGGCGCGCTTGCCCAGGCTATAGACGCCGTGTTTTCTGCAGAAGCGGCGGCAGTTGCAGACGCAAAAAAGAACCCTGCGGCAGCAAACTTTTTGCTTGGAAAGGTGATGCAGCATACAAGGGGCCGCGCAGACCCGAAAACCGCACTTGAACTCATACAGAAAAAATTAAGGGAATAG
- the gatA gene encoding Asp-tRNA(Asn)/Glu-tRNA(Gln) amidotransferase subunit GatA, with the protein MLYRLDASQVANGVKNREFSAEEYIHQVLERIEVVEPKINALVTVNNKGAIEQARALDKKIRDGKAAGPLSGVAISVKDNISTKGIRTTCASKMLDSYVPPYDATVVKRLQDAGAIIIGKANLDEFAMGSTTEFSRNGPTRNPWDISRVPGGSSGGSAASVAAMECAISLGSDTGGSVRCPASFCSVVGLKPTYGLVSRYGLISYANSLEQVGPAGRTVADVAAALNAIVGQDENDHTTAPGKPSYLVSKMPLRVGLVKEFIEGADPEVSRIIYRAYDTLEKEGCRCAEVSMPSAQYALASYYTIAMAEASSNLARYDNVRYGFDMSPDGYEWNSYFAKGRSNFGEEVKRRIITGSYVLSSGYYGKYYLKAQQVRSLLRRELKSLFRQFDVLIGPTMPILPFPIGEKVDDPLKMYLVDVDTVVANLAGIPAISVPAGFSGDNLPVGLQIMADEFSEQVMLDAAYTFESAAKVQRSPDL; encoded by the coding sequence ATGCTCTATAGGCTCGACGCGTCGCAGGTCGCAAATGGCGTGAAAAACCGCGAGTTTTCAGCCGAGGAGTACATCCATCAGGTGCTTGAGCGCATAGAGGTTGTCGAGCCAAAGATAAACGCGCTTGTCACTGTGAACAACAAGGGCGCAATAGAGCAGGCGCGCGCCCTTGACAAAAAGATCCGCGATGGAAAAGCCGCCGGCCCGCTTTCCGGCGTCGCGATAAGTGTCAAGGACAACATTTCTACAAAAGGCATCAGGACGACGTGCGCCTCAAAGATGCTTGACAGTTACGTGCCGCCGTACGACGCGACCGTTGTCAAGCGGTTGCAGGACGCCGGCGCGATTATCATCGGCAAGGCAAACCTCGACGAGTTTGCAATGGGCTCCACCACAGAGTTCAGCAGGAACGGGCCGACGCGAAACCCCTGGGACATCAGCCGTGTGCCGGGGGGATCGTCGGGCGGGAGCGCGGCAAGCGTCGCGGCGATGGAATGCGCGATATCGCTTGGCTCTGACACCGGAGGCTCGGTGAGGTGCCCGGCAAGCTTTTGCTCTGTGGTCGGGCTAAAGCCGACGTACGGCCTTGTCAGCAGGTACGGCCTGATATCATACGCAAACAGCCTGGAGCAGGTCGGGCCGGCGGGAAGGACCGTCGCAGACGTTGCGGCAGCGCTCAACGCTATAGTGGGTCAGGATGAAAACGATCACACTACGGCGCCCGGCAAGCCGTCGTACCTTGTCAGCAAGATGCCGCTGCGCGTCGGCCTCGTCAAGGAGTTCATCGAGGGCGCAGACCCGGAGGTGTCAAGGATAATCTATCGAGCCTATGACACTCTTGAAAAAGAAGGCTGCCGCTGCGCCGAGGTCTCGATGCCATCGGCGCAATACGCGCTGGCGTCGTACTACACGATAGCGATGGCCGAGGCGTCAAGCAACCTTGCACGCTACGACAACGTCCGCTACGGCTTTGACATGAGCCCGGACGGCTACGAGTGGAACTCGTATTTCGCAAAGGGCAGAAGCAACTTTGGCGAGGAGGTCAAGCGCAGGATAATCACCGGCTCGTATGTGCTCTCGTCCGGCTATTACGGCAAGTATTACCTAAAGGCGCAGCAGGTGCGCTCGCTTTTGAGGCGCGAGCTGAAATCCCTGTTCAGGCAGTTTGATGTTCTGATTGGGCCGACGATGCCGATCCTGCCGTTTCCAATAGGCGAAAAGGTCGACGACCCGCTAAAGATGTACCTAGTTGACGTTGATACTGTTGTGGCAAACCTCGCAGGCATCCCGGCGATTTCGGTGCCGGCCGGCTTTTCCGGCGATAACCTGCCGGTGGGCCTGCAGATCATGGCTGACGAGTTTTCCGAGCAGGTGATGCTTGATGCCGCCTACACGTTTGAAAGCGCTGCCAAGGTGCAAAGGAGCCCTGACCTGTAA
- the gatC gene encoding Asp-tRNA(Asn)/Glu-tRNA(Gln) amidotransferase subunit GatC, translated as MVVTKEEVRHLGWLSRIELSDEELAKYTSQIEQIIAYLDKLDTIPLEKAEVIKSKKKFSELRDDVERAFGADTLGTKYRKDGFVKGPRMV; from the coding sequence ATGGTGGTGACAAAGGAAGAGGTAAGGCATCTTGGCTGGCTCTCCAGGATCGAGCTGTCAGACGAGGAGCTTGCCAAGTACACGTCCCAGATAGAGCAGATAATCGCGTACCTGGACAAGCTGGACACCATACCGCTTGAAAAAGCCGAGGTCATAAAGTCAAAGAAAAAATTCTCTGAATTGCGCGACGATGTGGAGCGCGCGTTTGGCGCCGACACGCTTGGAACGAAATACCGCAAGGACGGCTTTGTAAAGGGCCCGAGGATGGTTTGA